The following proteins are co-located in the Roseovarius arcticus genome:
- a CDS encoding FkbM family methyltransferase: protein MNSKSDLAPVKSGLRAIEIVKSRFKRLPRGVIQIGAHNGREVAKMSRSGVTKAVFIDPLDETFGQLEERVLEVDGYRAIHALIGDEDGKSVDFNVSSNTGESSSFLKPKNHKKIKPDIHFSETRAMKLRTIDKILPEKGIAAEDYDMMFIDTQGAEKHVILGALNTLKSIDFIWMEVSIGDIYQGDMPISRFVVFLEALGFELGHCEMKRLGWGDALFVRRSVFSAQQD, encoded by the coding sequence ATGAATTCCAAGAGTGATCTCGCGCCGGTAAAATCCGGCCTGCGTGCCATTGAAATAGTCAAATCCAGATTCAAAAGATTGCCGCGCGGCGTCATTCAAATCGGGGCGCATAACGGGCGGGAGGTCGCCAAGATGTCGCGCTCCGGCGTGACAAAAGCGGTGTTCATCGATCCGCTTGACGAAACCTTTGGCCAACTTGAAGAACGCGTTTTGGAAGTGGACGGCTACCGCGCCATTCATGCCCTGATCGGCGATGAAGACGGCAAGAGCGTGGACTTTAATGTGTCAAGCAACACCGGCGAGTCGTCCAGCTTCCTCAAGCCGAAGAATCACAAAAAAATCAAACCCGACATCCATTTTTCGGAAACCCGTGCGATGAAGCTACGCACCATAGACAAGATATTGCCAGAAAAGGGCATCGCCGCCGAAGATTACGACATGATGTTTATCGACACTCAAGGCGCAGAAAAGCATGTCATTCTGGGGGCGCTCAACACGCTCAAATCTATTGATTTCATCTGGATGGAAGTGAGCATTGGCGACATCTACCAAGGGGACATGCCAATATCGCGTTTCGTCGTGTTCCTAGAGGCCCTGGGCTTTGAGTTGGGGCATTGCGAGATGAAACGCCTCGGTTGGGGGGATGCTCTGTTTGTGCGCCGATCCGTCTTTTCCGCGCAGCAGGACTGA
- a CDS encoding glycosyltransferase family 2 protein, with translation MKAAMPPSQFVIFTTMKNEGPFMLEWVAHNMSLGFNGIVIYTNDCADGTDLIARRLEELGLASHVDNPVKPGGNPQHQALRRARKHPMVMNAEWLMCLDADEFINITAGARTIQSLIEHSGPADAISMAWRLFGCGGVEAYSDTPITEQFLMADHPVDYASGRAFGLKTLFRNNGSFGRFGPHRPKDTPDDKLAGIKWRDGGGQLYPAKDVGWRAWPGFTHDFGRIHHYSVRSVESFMAKRDRGRTNHINVDQAETYWRDMNINKVEDNSILPLADRAKPNLRRLLDDPVLQKLHRDACEWHRAKIADLQAREDWEPFRKWLYENKMSAV, from the coding sequence ATGAAAGCAGCCATGCCACCATCGCAATTTGTAATCTTCACGACAATGAAGAACGAAGGCCCTTTCATGCTCGAATGGGTCGCGCATAATATGTCGCTAGGCTTTAACGGCATCGTTATCTACACAAACGACTGTGCCGATGGCACGGACCTTATTGCGCGCAGGCTTGAAGAGCTGGGCCTTGCCAGTCACGTCGACAACCCGGTAAAACCCGGCGGCAATCCACAGCATCAAGCGCTGAGACGCGCGCGCAAACATCCCATGGTGATGAACGCGGAATGGCTGATGTGCCTTGATGCGGACGAGTTTATCAACATCACCGCCGGGGCGCGCACCATCCAGTCCCTGATAGAGCACAGCGGCCCCGCCGATGCGATCTCCATGGCGTGGCGGCTGTTTGGATGTGGCGGCGTGGAGGCCTATAGCGACACGCCGATCACCGAGCAGTTTCTGATGGCCGATCACCCTGTCGACTACGCCTCTGGCAGAGCCTTTGGGCTGAAAACACTGTTTCGTAACAATGGTAGCTTTGGCCGATTTGGACCGCATCGCCCCAAGGATACGCCAGATGACAAGCTGGCAGGGATCAAGTGGCGCGATGGCGGCGGGCAGTTATACCCGGCCAAGGATGTCGGCTGGCGGGCCTGGCCCGGATTTACGCACGACTTCGGGCGTATCCACCACTATTCTGTGCGGTCGGTTGAGAGTTTCATGGCGAAAAGGGACAGAGGCCGGACAAACCACATCAACGTCGATCAGGCCGAAACCTATTGGCGGGACATGAATATTAACAAGGTCGAAGACAACAGCATTCTGCCGTTGGCGGACCGCGCAAAACCAAACTTAAGGCGACTGCTGGACGATCCGGTATTGCAGAAACTGCACCGCGACGCCTGTGAGTGGCACCGCGCGAAGATCGCAGATTTGCAAGCCCGAGAAGATTGGGAGCCGTTTCGCAAATGGCTTTATGAAAACAAGATGTCTGCGGTGTAA